In Flavobacterium sp. N3904, one DNA window encodes the following:
- a CDS encoding DNA-3-methyladenine glycosylase I has protein sequence MEKEIKRCGWCNSSELYQKYHDEEWGVPVYEDTKLFEFLLLETFQAGLSWITILNKRENFRTAFDAFDYKKIAIYSEDKIQELMQNPGIIRNQLKIRSAVSNAVAFMKVQEEFGSFSKYIWGFTDGKPIVNNRKNLGEVQATTPLSDAISKDLKKRGFKFVGSTVVYAHMQATGMIDDHIADCWRRN, from the coding sequence ATGGAAAAAGAAATTAAAAGATGTGGTTGGTGCAATTCCAGCGAATTATATCAAAAGTACCACGACGAAGAATGGGGAGTTCCTGTTTACGAAGATACCAAACTATTTGAATTCCTTTTACTAGAAACGTTCCAAGCGGGTTTGAGTTGGATTACAATACTCAATAAAAGAGAAAACTTCAGAACAGCATTTGACGCTTTCGATTATAAAAAAATCGCTATATATTCCGAAGATAAAATTCAGGAATTAATGCAAAATCCAGGGATCATCAGAAACCAGTTAAAAATACGTTCGGCTGTTTCAAATGCAGTTGCCTTTATGAAAGTACAAGAAGAATTTGGAAGCTTTTCAAAGTATATTTGGGGTTTTACAGATGGGAAACCCATTGTCAACAATCGAAAAAACCTTGGCGAAGTTCAAGCTACCACCCCATTATCCGATGCTATCAGTAAAGATTTAAAAAAACGCGGATTCAAGTTTGTCGGTTCAACAGTTGTTTATGCACATATGCAAGCTACAGGAATGATTGATGACCATATAGCTGATTGCTGGAGAAGAAATTAA